CAAAATTATCCAAGTTTCCAACAAATGTCTGAACAGAGAGGTCACTTTTTGTTGTGGGATGCATTGCTCTTGTAAATTTCAGGATGGTGTCCAACAGGGAGTCTGTGCGGCAGTCTAGGAGGAGGAAACAGGCACAGTTGTCTGACCTTGAGTCATAGGTACCATAACCACCTCACTCTCTTGGCTAGGAATGACTTCCAACCAATGATGTATACTGCAAGTTTGTAGGATGCGCACTGACATGGTTCCTCGTTATCAGGTTGAACGACTCAAAGGTGAAAACGCAACACTGTTCCAGCAATTTTCAGATGCCAACCAACAGTTCAGTACTGCAGTCACAGACAACAGAATCCTCAAATCCGATGTAGAAGCGTTAAGAATCAAGGTGACCAGTTCGCTTCTCACAGCTGCCACAACCACTGAAATATCACAAACGTTGCAGCTCTCTAACAGTAACCAACCCATTTGAAACCCGTTTGAATTTGCAGGTAAAGATGGCAGAGGATATGATAGCGAGAAGTTCTGTATCGTGTGGCCTAGGCGACCTTGGCCTGGCACCATACGTGAACTCAAGGAAGATGTGCCAAGCTTTGAATGTGCTCATAGGGTTGGATTTACTAGGGAGTGATGCGTTCAGTGGTCCAACCGCAGGTACACGAGTACGTGAACTCATGAAGTCTCTATGTCCATATAAATGGTTTAAATATGACGTTCAGTTCTACCCTTCCAGGTAATTTTATCTCAGTTTTACTTCCTTTGGATCAATTGCTATGCGAATCATGAATAAACTTCTTAAATGGAGTAATTGGTTTTGTCTGAACTTCCTACTTCCAAGAATGCTTGGGTCTTTGAGATTGACTTTGGATCCGTTGAAGATGCCCAAACAGGCATTCCCATGTTTCTGGCACAAACAGAGAAAGAGATTTTAGCCACCAACAACTTATTGCCGCTAATAATAATTCATCGCAAGAATACAGTAAAAAACTTCTTATTTATAGTTCTTAGTTAGTAATGGTCTTACCACATATATGGAGCTTCTACATTATTCAATAGGATGCTTGTGTCAGCATCCACTTTAAAAGGAGGGTATGTCATCAAATCGATCATAATCTTATTCATCATTAATATCCTTGACTCCGATAATCTTTTTTCTGGGCAAAATAATGTGGCTCATCATCTTGTTTTCTGTCACTTTTTGGGTTTAGAAGCTATATGTTTGTAGAATTCCCGAGTCACATCCTTCGTGAGGACAAAAGGTTCGTCTCTATATCCAATATTTTTTGGTCCATGGTTATTGGTTGTCAATTTGTCATACCATATTTAGGGTCCACTATAATGTCTCCACCTGCCAGTTAAAACCATTGCCAATGAAACAGATGAACCTTTAAATATACTAACTCATAGTCGAGTTCCTAGATCTCCTCTATGAAACAATAATTTGTGCCTTTGTTGCTAATGTTGTTTAAAGCATCTATACAGACGCCACTATTTTGGTTGCTGATCTTGATTGACTTTGGATCCGTTGAGGATGCCCAAACAGGCATTCCCATGTTTCTGGCACAAACAGAAACAAACATTCCCACTATAATGCCGAATCTTACTCTACAGTCGCATTTGGTCTTTTACTGATTTTGTCTATCTATATTCCTTGATAACAAAATTTGATGCAGACTCCTTGGTAAATTGTTAATAAAAACATGGGAATCTGTACCCTTAGGTGAAGGGCATTttttgtgttgttcatttgtctgACGACATTTGGGGTGATCGAGTGCTGATCTATTCACTGGTAATATAATCTGCCAAGGAGATATTGAACGCCTGCTACGCCTGCTCTCATCTGTATATCCTATTGTCTACATATCGATGGCTTGGAGGCTCATACTTGCTCACGCTCCTAATTTGCTTTGTTGCTCACGTCTATTTATCTTTCTAAGTGGTGAGGATGGCGTTGGCATGCGTGGTGAGGGTACCGTCTCTATGGTGGGCGCCATGGTGTGGCTGGGTGGGCTCGTGGGTTTCAGTCCTCCCAGCGAAATGTGGTACATCAGGTAGGTAACTATGTATTCCTTTTCACTTTGTCGTCATATGTGACTTGACATAAATTAGCCATGCGTTCCGACAGGAGGACATGTTGTTGTGTGCGCCGCCGTTAACTTCAGACCATGCATCGACATTCACAAGGTGCATAGATATAATTCCCTTCCCTTGTTCTGATATTATACTTACTAGCAAATATGTGTGTAAAAGGGGGTGCGTGAATATATATATCAACTCTCCATTTAACATTAGCCTTTATTTTGTTTCAAACTAATAGCTGGGTGTTGATTCTGTTATACATCACATTCATCAGACATGAAATCCTTATCATTGATACCTTTTAACATTCTTCTAAATTATTTTAGGTTCCAGTTGTGGTAAGTGTATTCTTGTGGGAGGCCATATAGCTATGTAGGGAGAGCGTGCACGACGTATGAATGGGAACCTAGAATGTGTGTGTGAGGCCTCTATCGAGTGGTCACCAACACAACTGATCTTCTGTGCCTTTTGTGGCCTTCTCAGTGGGACTGTTGGTGGCCTTCTTGGATCTGGTGGTGGGTTCATCCTCGATCCACTCCTTGAGTTTGGGTGCATACCACATGTATTTAAGCTGCCTTGATTCCATGATATTTTTTCGTATCTTGCAGTTCATTTCAAATGTCGTCGAGCAGAATTGTTTGTATGTTTTCGCCCATATCTCTCGGGTTGGCACAGCCGTACAGGTTCATTTCTTGGTTGGATTTCCACCTCCTTTCTGCTAAACCGTGACTTAATTAGGTTTGGGAGATTTTCTCAAATCCGACAGGCTATTGGTCTCGGATTCATATATACAGTTCATTTCCATGTTGTATTGATTTTGTAGGAAATCCAAGAGTAATACCAAAGGTTACATGAGATGTATGCTTGTTGGTGAGAATTATGGCTGCTAACTTGTACTTCTCTCAGATCGAAGATCTAATGTTTCAGGTACTGCAATATAAGTACTTCCTTACATTTTAAGAACCACGACATTGTTTGTTCCTTGGTGCTAAAACACAATATTCTATTCTAGCTCTCTATGTGGCACTGCAGTGATGAACTTTGGATCCATGTTGATGAACCACATCACTATTCAAGAAAAGCTGCAAAACTCTATATAGGTAACAAAGTTGTAATCTAAGAAGGAAATTCGTATGAAACTACATATCTATTAATTACCTTATTATTATTGTTCTTTTTTGCTTTGGCCATGTGAAGTTAATCACTTAAATGGGAGATCTGATCTAAAAACTGTATAAACAATTAACTCTAAAGGATGCCATTGCTATGCCTATGCAAATAATAACCTTTAAAGTGTGTCATTTTGGTATTTTTATTCTTATTGTCTATGGTTCACCATAGGATTATGTATCTTCTGCAGCTATCCTATAGCAAACCATTTCTGTTATGACTTAGCTTTAAAGTgtgtcatttttatccttaagtgGTCATGTCCAGCTTAGCTAAATGAACTATTTACCACTTATCTTGCAGAATCAGTTCTCATTGAGGTATTTTTGTAATTTGGAGAAGTATGCCACTTTTAAATTCTTGTTGAAGTTCTGTTGCATCTCATGGAACAGACAAGTCTcgatagaggaaggagaagacaaGGCAAAGGATATTCGCACAATCTTGGACAGGTTTTGTTTCCTTCCATTTCCCCATGGTTTCTTTAGTCACTCTACAGTTACCAACTAGATGTTAAAATAAAGATAATTGAACCTACAGGCACTCCATTTGGATGTTTTGTCTGACACGGATAACACCACACAATCACTGCTTTCATTTACCGGCAATGATAATGTTCATGGCTTATACGATTCTGTTAAACTACAAGTATGGTGCATCACATTATTTTGCCATTTCATTCTTGTTTTACTTGAAAATTTTGTTGAATAAGGTGACCTTGTGATTCTTCAAGCCCTTGCTAAATTATGTCTGCTGTCAATGTCTCAGTCTTATATTCACCCTAGCCATTTCAaaatggttgcctacatattctagaGGTATTCTTTTTTTCAATCCTTTAGCCTTGCCTTTTTGGTTTGGCTCTACCTCTTTAGTTCCTTTTTGTTACTAGGAAACTTTGTGACTTTTAACTCTTTTTATTAGAAGGTAAGCATgttaatctggcatgttgttagaAATGCAATTCATATCCTGCACATAGAGATGTCGAATGAAGTGCCCTTAGGCTATTAACTAGATCTGCagagacaggcagcagaggaagaaATTTGAATGTAGAATGAGGCGTTGAGTGCTTGCATATCTCTAATCTAATTACATGGAGTCCCACTATAGTCTTCTCTAATCTAAAATGTACATAATATAACATAGAAGGGACTTCTATGTTGTAGCTTTTTTCTGGCTCCGTCCTTGGTCATTGAAGCTTGTTGTGCATCATCTAAATATTCTGCTTGGGTTGTGAGAACCTCATCTCTTGTTTTTGGTGATAAGAACATTTGTAAACATATAGAAAATTAATTAAACAAACAAGGTTAACTGGCAGCGTATTCAGGTATGAATGTATAATGCAAGGTAATACTACAGTTGCATATTGCTTAGTCTTTGTGTACAAGCACATAGAAACCCGAGACAAAGTTGATTTTAGTTATTATGAGGAATGTGGTTTGCCACATCTGCTCATGTTGTCCTTAAAGGAAGGAAATGAAGAAGATAACCTTGTTGGCATTTTGGAAATTTTCTTTTTTAAGTAAGCGTCCATCTATATTTTCGAAATATTGTTTTTCTTAAGCTATTCAACAGCATCACCCTTCATATGTTGTACTTACCTGTTTTGATGCTAGAGATGTCACCACCCTCAAAAGATAGAACTGAACCTTGTAGTCTATAGGCAAGTTGTTTATATTCTAACTGGAGTCTGCCTAATTATGCTCATCATCTGATTTTGCTTCAGGAGAAAACTTCGAGAAGCCAGTAAGTTCCGGTCTCCAAATCAGCGCCATATACTACCTGTATAAGAACAGATTTTCTAATAAGTTAGAAAGGTTATACACTTACAAATAAGCTATCATCCAGCTTCCCTCGCAAGAGAAAACACTTACAAAAGCATGTAATTGTTTGTAATAGAAAGGTTTAATACATTTCAACTTTTGACCATGGATTCTCTTGTCCGTGACTGCTTGAATGGTTGAGGTGCTGTTGTTTTTGTCAGATCTAATATCCAATTCTGTGTTTAGTTATATGATTTTTGGCTTCATGCTTTAGGATGAGTCAACAATGTTGAAGGGTCCCATAATATTTTATCAAATAATTTGTGTCGTCGTAACGCACAGACACTCTACTGGCTGCCTTTTCATGCTAATGAGCTCTTTGTTGTATTTGATTGTTTGTTGGAGATTATTATTTGCACCAACTGAAATTCTTGCATCAAGACTAAGAGGcgtatttataataatattacatatttatatcatcaatataatattagtgttaCGATGACATTTTGCTAGACGAATTTTTCATATCATAACAATATTTGTCGTTCTGTATCTATGTTTTATGCTATTTTTTActcccgtagcaacgcacgggcacatacctaatatatatataagttatcgtaataTTATATGTTACCTTTGCAACGCACAGGTAAACATAAATCCCACCTCTACGGGTACGACAAACCTGAAAATTTTAAGCTGGTATATTTTTTATATTAATTTGTGAACACATGTAATCTATAAGTCGCAACATATATGAACACGCGTAATATACATCACTATCGTCGGCAGACACATTCGCCTATCACAGAAAAAAAGTAGCATTCTTAAATTATCGAATATTAGAATAAATCAAGAAAATAAGAGCGGCTGCATCGATGGCTAATCATGATGTCCACGGAGATTCCACCACAATGTTTTAGGAGCAACGCTCAATTCGTATTTTATCGAATTTCTTTCTCGAGCTTAATCTACTATATAATCCCTGGCTTAATCACCTCCGAAGATAGAGAGAGCATGACCTATGATGATCCGGACGCATCGTCGAGTTTTCGGCATCAattagtaaatgctaataaacGTTTTCCACGATGCTCTCGCTCGCGCGCCATCGTTTTCCCGGCCAGGCCATGATGAATGGACGACCCCGACCGAGCAATAATCTCCTGATGGATCGTAGTAGGACCGTATAGGATTGAGTACGCTTCCACGTCACCAAGTTTAATTATTGCGCGGGTGCGGGCCGGTTCTTATTAATTCCCTGGTCGCGCGCGTGCCTAGCTAGCCCGATCGCGCTGCGCGCACAAGTGGACTGACTACTGAGCAAGCAACCAAGTTCCAACCATACATCGCGCGCGCGCGCGGCCGAATGCAGTCGACGGCGGCCAtgcggagcggcggcggcggcaataAGCgcagcctgctgctgctgctgtcggCGTGGTGGCTACTCCTCGGCAGCCTCGTCGCCCAGCTCCCGGCGGCCCGCGGCGGCAGCGGCCACGTCGTCACGCGCATGCCCGGGTTCGACGGGCCCCTCCCGTTCCACCTCGAGACAGGGTACTACTAGCTTTGGCTAGCTATATACCCGCTGTGCCGAgtgccgacgacgacgacgacgaccgcgCGCGGTTCTCTTCTCGGTTCGTTCGTTTCTCACCGAGGGCGCGCGTCTGGCCTGGCCGGCGGCGGCTGCCTGCGATGCATGCAGGTACGTGGAGGTGGACGAGCAGCTCGGCGTGCAGCTCTTCTACTACTTCGTGCGGTCGGAGAAGGACGACCCCGGCGAGGACCCGCTGCTGCTGTGGCTGTCCGGCGGCCCTGGCTGCTCCGGCCTCTCCGGCCTCGCCTACGAGATAGGTGGCCACTCGGCTAAGCTGTTCTGCATGCTACCACAGCGTTTGGTTTGTGCGTGTAATAACGTTGCAAAAAAACTGACCGACCCGTATCGTACGTACATATATAGGGCCCTTCCATTTTGATGCTCGAGGGTACAGGGGCGGGTTTCCTACCCTTCTCTACCGACCCGAGACGTGGACCAAGGTACACGCACGCCCTGCACCAACGCCAACTATTATACGCGCGTAGTAACTCTTCTCTCGTCCCAGGTGAGCAACATCATATTTATGGATTCTCCGGTGGGGACTGGGTTCTCGTACGCCACGTCGGATGAGGGGCTCAAGTCCAGTGACACTCAGGCTGTCAGGCAGCTAGCCATTTTTCTCAGAAAGGTCAGACGCCAGAGAGCCCTGATGTGCTCGTGCtcgtgctgtgctgtgctgtgctgccCGCTCTCAGAAGATTTGTACAGCGTGCACGTCTCCCAGTTGTGCATGTTGATCGCAAACTGAAATTGTGTGAGCGTTAAGCGAGCGAGCGCATGACCGGCTTCCTGATCTTCCTGTGCTCATGCAGTGGCTTGAAGAGCATCCCGAGTTCCTGCCGAACCCGCTCTACATCGGTGGAGATTCATACGGCGGCATGATTGTTCCTGCTCTTGCACTACAAATACACACAAGTAGCGCAACAACCCTCCTCCACATCTCTACGGTGCCACTGTTACAAACCTACAGCAGTTATAATTGTTATGTTCTGTTTACAACAATTTACAGGTACAGAACTCGGTGAAAACCCATCCTTCAACCTCAAGGTTTGGTGAAATATCTCCAAATGTATTGGTcagttcataaatatatgacaccgttgacTTTTCAAAAAAATGCTGAGTTATCATTTTTGCGATTTGTTTTATCATTTAGGTAGTTTGCGCTTGACTTAAAAATTTTACAttttttgaataaatattttgaataagtcGGGTGGTTAAAGATTTCGAAAAAAATAACAgtgtcatatatttgtgaacggagATAATATCATTGTTTCATTATATTGGTTTTCCCCACCCTTTTACGTAATACTACTCCAACTCGGCAGGGCTACGTTACTGGCAACCCGGTGACGGATAGCCAGTTCGACACGGACGGCGTGGTTCCGTTCCTTCACGGCATGGGACTGATACCATACGAGTTTTATGAGGTGACCTACATCCATCATGTTATGGTCTAGTTCGGTGGACATGAAAACGGAGGGGGGATCCATTTTCCTATCCACCAAACCAACCCTATAATAACATTTAAAATGACCTGTGCAATAATGCCTCCATAAATTTCACATGTGTACTGAGAAAAAGAAGTGGTTTTGCCTACAACAGAACGCTCGCGAGATGTGTGGTGGAAAGTACAGTGATGCAGCCAGTGTTGCGTGCGCGGAGGTCACCCGAGCTATAGCCAACGTGAGTAGTAGTTCACTCGCTCTCTCCCCTTCTCTGTCGCGTGTCAGCTACTAGCCTTCTACAACTCTGGCCCGCTAACAGTACAGAGAGCACGCGCGCTGTCTGGAGATCAGATCGACCGTATCGGCTAATTAAACCGTGCAAACCCATGCAGATCACGTCGGCTGTCAACCGGGAACACGTCCTGGAGCCTGCTTGcccggacgacgacgacgacgagctgTTCGGCCCCAAAACTACCATGGCGGAGACAGATGGCGGCACGAGTCGTAGGCTGATGCTGCAGTCGGCAGACTATTTCCTGCCAGCTGGGTTCAAATGTAGAGTTGAGTGCGCCCAGCCAAAGGGACCATGTCCCTTGAACCAATTCATCAGCCTCTCCTTGTCCGTTGATCGCTAGCGCTATAGGGCCTTGTCCGCTTCCAGCCTTCCATATGTCTGACCCGTTCTTGGTTTCCTCTTGGGCTGCTGCAGAGAGCTTCGTACGTCCTATCCCGCGTCTGGGCAAACGACGAAACGGTTCAGGAGAGCCTCGGTGTCCGCAAGGTATAGCAGTCCTACGTGCTCGATCGTGCATGCACGCAcagttttttttttctctctctctttttcttgaGGAAACAAAAGCCAAGATTTTCAGTAAATTTGGTATCGAACACACACTGAACATCCCTGCAACTTTTGTTGTTAAGAGGTTGTTTGTTTAGGACTATAATctgtctagattatataatccaacaaataATGTGTTAtttgctggattatataatctggacagaTTATATTCTCAAACAAACACCCGCTAATTCTTCCAGGGGACAATCGGAGCGTGGAAACGATGCAACCAGGACATACTTTACAACCAGAACGTCCAAAGTGTAGTGCCGTACCATTCGAGGCTAGCCGCGAAAGGGTACAGGGCGCTGATATACAGGTAACTTAACTAGTAGCGATCGAGCCCAGGAAAGCAGGTCGCAAAATTTACCGCGTAGTCGTTCGAATAATACGTTGATATGATGGTAGCAATACAGTATCTGCAAACTGGTTGGGATAGCTAGGAAGGCGAGATTgttttttttaaatttttttaCATCGATCAGATTGACGTGCGTGCTTATGATTTAATCATGTACCAGCGGCGATCACGATCGTATCGTACCCTTCGTTGGCACACAAGCATGGATTAGGTATCTCAACTTGACCGTTGTAGATGACTGGCGACCATGGTATGTTGGTGGCCAAGTTGCCGGGTAAGAATTAAGGAATCAACATGCTTCTCTACCGTTCGTTCTACGTGATTATTACTTCTAAAATGTTGATTATTTCTAAGTTCTAAAGTGTCACCACAAACAAATCTCACTATGTATGTGTGTATATGTGTGTGTGAATATCTTAAGAAAAATTGCACATCAATTTGCTTCTCTACTGTTATATATTATAATATCCCGCTGACCAATCAATTTGCTTCCTAGATTCACAAGGAACTCAGGCAACCTAATATATGCAACTGTGAAGGTATAGCTAATAAGTTCTATAGCAATATGTTTTCGATTCCCAGCAATTAAGCGCAATGAGTTTATCAAATTTAGGATATCAAAAACATCGCAACGATCACATGTGTGTGTCGTTTATCTGTGTGGATGTCATTTTGCAGGGCGCTGGGCATACTGCACCGGAGTACAAGCCCACGGAGTGCCAAACGATGTTTAGGAAATGGGTTTCACGGGATCCTCTCTGATATTACGTCGTCTGAGAGAATTACGTACGTGTCGCTCCTATGAGTGTAGGCCGGACGTACGTGGTATGCCCTACTGCAGGCCGGAGATCAAAATAAAGGAGATTTTCCATTTTCATGTAGAAAAAATGAGTGTCCATGGTGTCTACTTGTTCCCTGTATTAAAAATAAATGCAATTTTTATACTGCATGTAGCCACTCTGTCGGAGAAGAAATCTCCCCGGCcaggtggcggattgcacccgccctagaTCCTAAAAAGAGGAGGGGTCTAAACGTTTTGTTTGTTACGAGACTGGTGGATCAGCACACGGGAGCatgcaagggtttagagtggttcgagccgccggagcgtaataccctactccactgtgtgatgtattgctttgggagcttgtatgaacttgtgagtgtgtgCCTAAGATTGTCTGTCTTATAACGCCGCATGCCTCCCATTTTATAGccgaagggggcatgcacaaaggtactgagccccgacatgtgggccaagGGGCTTAACGAATATTGTACTCGGAGCCACGAATGTGTGCTGCTGAGGCGATCTTCTAACGCTC
This portion of the Zea mays cultivar B73 chromosome 2, Zm-B73-REFERENCE-NAM-5.0, whole genome shotgun sequence genome encodes:
- the LOC103646387 gene encoding serine carboxypeptidase-like 7 — encoded protein: MQSTAAMRSGGGGNKRSLLLLLSAWWLLLGSLVAQLPAARGGSGHVVTRMPGFDGPLPFHLETGYVEVDEQLGVQLFYYFVRSEKDDPGEDPLLLWLSGGPGCSGLSGLAYEIGPFHFDARGYRGGFPTLLYRPETWTKVSNIIFMDSPVGTGFSYATSDEGLKSSDTQAVRQLAIFLRKWLEEHPEFLPNPLYIGGDSYGGMIVPALALQIHTSTELGENPSFNLKGYVTGNPVTDSQFDTDGVVPFLHGMGLIPYEFYENAREMCGGKYSDAASVACAEVTRAIANITSAVNREHVLEPACPDDDDDELFGPKTTMAETDGGTSRRLMLQSADYFLPAGFKCRRASYVLSRVWANDETVQESLGVRKGTIGAWKRCNQDILYNQNVQSVVPYHSRLAAKGYRALIYSGDHDRIVPFVGTQAWIRYLNLTVVDDWRPWYVGGQVAGFTRNSGNLIYATVKGAGHTAPEYKPTECQTMFRKWVSRDPL